DNA from Amycolatopsis sp. DSM 110486:
GCCGCAGGCCCCGGTGCTGGCGGCGAAGACGAAGGCGTTCTGGCAGCGGTGGAACGCGGGTGATCACCGGGTGGCCGACCTGCGGGCGTACGCGGTGCAGATCCGCGATGCCGCGAAGGTCATCCGCGGCGGCCGGGTGGAGAGCGCGTTCGTCGACGAGGCTTCACCGTGGCTCGATGCGACGGCTCTGTGGGGTGGCGCGATGGTCGACCAGCTCGACGCCCTCGCGGCGGCCGGGCGTGGTGACACCAAGGCGGCGCAGCGGCTCACCGCGTCCGCCGACGATCTCGTCGCCCGGGCCCAGGCCGTGAAGACGGGCGACACCAACCGGTGGGGGGTGCGGCAGGCACTCGTCGGCGACGGGGTCCTCGACGCGTTCATCACCCAGGCCCGAGCCGCGACGCTCGGCTGACCCCGAAGGACGGAGAGCTTCGTGAATGCAGTGAGCAGGAGGAGTTTCCTCGGCGGGGTCGCCGGGCTGGCCGCGGCGAGCACGGTGTTCGCCGGGCCCGCCGACGCGGCGGGTCGTGGGGGACTGACCGTGTCCGGTGAGCAGTTCCTGTTGGACGGCAAGCCGTTCCAGATCATCTCGGGTGCCGTGCACTATTTCCGCATCCACCCCGACCAGTGGCGCGACCGACTGGAGCGGTTGCGGGCGCTCGGCCTGAACACGGTCGAGACGTACGTGGCGTGGAACTTCCACCAGCCGAAGCCGGGCCCGCCGGACTTCAGCGGCCGCCATGACCTGCCGAAGTTCATCCGCACCGCCGGCGAGGTGGGGCTGCGGGTGATCGTGCGGCCGAGCCCGTACATCTGCGCGGAGTGGGAGTTCGGCGGCCTGCCCGCGTGGCTGCTCGCCGACCGCGACCTCGAACTGCGGTGCGCCGATCCGAAGTACCTCAAGGCCGTGGACGCCTGGTACGACCACCTCGTGCCGCGCCTGGCCGCGCTGGAGGCGCACCGCGGCGGGCCGGTGATCGCCGTGCAGATCGAGAACGAATACGGCAGTTACGGCAACGACACCTCGTACCTGGCGCACCTGCGCGACAGCCTGCGTTCGCGGGGGTGCACGAGCCTGCTGTTCGCGGCCGACGGCGCGTCCGACTTCTTCATGCGCTTCGGCTCGCTGCCGGGCACGCTCGAAGTCGGCACGGGCGACGGCAATCCGGTGCCGAGTCTCGAAGCACTGAAGAAGTTCCAGCCCGGCAAGCCGGTGATGATGGCGGAGTTCTGGGACGGCTGGTTCGACCACTGGGGCGAGCAGCACAACACGCGCGACCCCCAGCAGATGGCGGGCTACATCGACACGGTGCTCGCCTCCGGCGCGTCGGTGAACCTGTACATGGCTTGCGGCGGCACGAACTTCGGCTTCACGAGCGGGGCCAACACCTCCGGCACGACCTACCAGCCCACCGTCACGAGCTACGACTACGACTCGCCGGTGGGGGAGGCGGGCGACCTCGGCGCGAAGTTCACGGCGCTGCGGGAGGTGATCGGCAAGTACACGAAGCTGCCCGACGGGCCGATCCCCGGCCGTTCACCGCGGCTGGCGCCGCAGACGGTGAAGCCGGACGCGACGGCGTCGCTGCTGGAGTCGCTGCCCGCGTTGTCGAAGGTGGTTCGCTCGCCGCAGCCGTTGCCGATGGAGAAGCTCGGCCAGGCCACGGGGCTCATCCACTACCGGACGAAGGTGCAGGGCCCGCACAACGGCACCCTGAGCATCCACGGCCTCGCCGACCGCGCGCTGGTCTTCGCCGGTGGAAAGCAGGTCGGCGTCCTCGACCGCAACACCCCCGACGCCACGGTGGACCTCGTGTTCGAGGAGGCGGAGAACCAGCTCGACATCCTCGTGGACACGATGGGCCGGATCAACTACGGCCCCTACCTCGCCGACCGCAAGGGCATCGACGGGTGGGTCGCCATGAACACCCAGCAGAAGCTCTTCGGCTGGGAGATCCGGCCGTTGCCGCTCGACGATCTGTCCACAGTGCACTTCACACCGGGTGCCCCGGGCGTCGGTCCGGCCTTTCACCGGGCCGCGGTGACGATCGGGGCGCCCGCCGACGGGTTCGTCGCGCTGCCGGGCTGGGAGAAGGGCATCGTCTGGCTCAACGGCTTCAACCTGGGCCGCTACTGGAGCCGCGGTCCACAACGGACTCTCTACGCCCCGGCGCCGCTCTGGCGGCGGGGGCGCAACGAGCTCGTCGTGCTGGAGCTGCACCAGCCGGGGGAGACGCTCGAGATCCGCGCGGAGGCCGACTTGGGGTGAGACGCAGGTCACATTTGCCGGTGTCACAACTTCGCGAGCCCACCCGTCAAGAGTGCGTAACCAGTGGAAAAGGGCGAAGGAGCAGACCAGTGGACGCACGACTCAACCTCTTCGAGAACGCGGTCGCCGGCAAGTTCATGAAGTACCTCAACGCGGCGAACAAGCCGATCTCGGACTCGGGCCTTCCCGCTGCGACGCAGGAGCTCGTGAAGCTGCGCGCCAGCCAGATCAACGGCTGCGGCTTCTGCACCGACATGCACTACAAGGAAGCCGTGGCCGCGGGCGAAGAGCCCACTCGCCTCAACCTCGTCGCGGCCTGGCGCGAAGCCACGGTCTTCACCGACGCCGAGCGCGCGGCCCTCGAGCTGGCCGAAGAGGGCACCCGCATCGCCGACGCCGCGGGAGGTGTCAGCGACGAGGTCTGGCAGCAGGCCGCGAAGCACTACGACGAGGACCAGCTCACCGGCCTCACCATGCTCATCGCGCTCATCAACACCTACAACCGCATGAACGTGATCACCCAGCAGCCGGCGGGCCACTACGAGGTGGGCATGTTCGGCTGATCCCGGGTCACCGCCGCTCCCATCGCTACGACGCCCCAGGCACCGGACCTCCGGAGCCTGGGGCGTTGTGCTGTCCGCGGCCGGATTTCTCGCGGTTGTCCCTCATGCCCGGTTCAGGCGAACCCTCCCGCCCTGCCGCCGTCCCATCATTCGGGCCAGTGAGTCTCCGGCCACCCTCACTTGTCAGGACGGCCACCCGTCCCGCACCCTCCCACCTGCACGGATTCCACGGGAAACGGCTCGCGCTGTGCTCACGAGGCGCTGCTCACCATGATCCCCAACGAAATCGTCCCCACAATCTTGTACGAGATTGTTAACAATCGTGTATGGTCCCCGTCTGCGGGAGCGCGCGGGCTCCGAGCCGGGTCGCCGAGGATCCGGTGCTGCGCCGAACCCCCGGTTCACAGGAGGTCACATGGACACCATCGACTCGCACACCCACGTCATCTCCCCGGACGCGGGCCAGTACCCAGTCGACCCCATCGGCGGGAAGCAGAGCGAGTGGTCGAAGGCGCACCCGGTGGACATCGACGGCCTCGTACGGGCCCTCGACACGGCGGGCATCGCGCAGGCCGTGGTCGTGCAGGCGTCCACGGTGTACGGCCACGACAACCGCTACGTCGCCGAAGCGCTGCGCCGCCACCCCGACCGCTTCGCGGGCGTCTACTCGATCGACGCGATGGCTCCCGACGCCGTCGAGAAGATCGACCACTGGCAGGGCCTCGGCCTCTCGGGCTTCCGCCTGTTCACCACCGGCACGACCATGCCCGGCCAGGCCGACTGGCTCGGCCACGAGGACTCGTTCCCCGCCTGGGCCCACGCCGAGAAGCACGACATCCCGGTGTGCCTGCAGATGACGATCCAGGGTCTGCCGAAGCTGCGCGAGATCCTCGACCGTTTCCCGCGCGTGCGCGTGCTGCTCGACCACTGCGCGCGCCCCGACCTGTCGGACGGGCGCCCGTACCGCCTGGCCAAGGACCTGTTCGACCTGGCCGCCTACCCCGGTGTGCACCTCAAGCTCACCCACCGCGCGCTGGCCGCGTCGGCGAAGGGCGCGTCCACGACCGAGGACTTCCTCACCGACCTGGTCGCGGCCTACGGCGCCGCCCGC
Protein-coding regions in this window:
- a CDS encoding carboxymuconolactone decarboxylase family protein, producing MDARLNLFENAVAGKFMKYLNAANKPISDSGLPAATQELVKLRASQINGCGFCTDMHYKEAVAAGEEPTRLNLVAAWREATVFTDAERAALELAEEGTRIADAAGGVSDEVWQQAAKHYDEDQLTGLTMLIALINTYNRMNVITQQPAGHYEVGMFG
- a CDS encoding beta-galactosidase family protein; the encoded protein is MNAVSRRSFLGGVAGLAAASTVFAGPADAAGRGGLTVSGEQFLLDGKPFQIISGAVHYFRIHPDQWRDRLERLRALGLNTVETYVAWNFHQPKPGPPDFSGRHDLPKFIRTAGEVGLRVIVRPSPYICAEWEFGGLPAWLLADRDLELRCADPKYLKAVDAWYDHLVPRLAALEAHRGGPVIAVQIENEYGSYGNDTSYLAHLRDSLRSRGCTSLLFAADGASDFFMRFGSLPGTLEVGTGDGNPVPSLEALKKFQPGKPVMMAEFWDGWFDHWGEQHNTRDPQQMAGYIDTVLASGASVNLYMACGGTNFGFTSGANTSGTTYQPTVTSYDYDSPVGEAGDLGAKFTALREVIGKYTKLPDGPIPGRSPRLAPQTVKPDATASLLESLPALSKVVRSPQPLPMEKLGQATGLIHYRTKVQGPHNGTLSIHGLADRALVFAGGKQVGVLDRNTPDATVDLVFEEAENQLDILVDTMGRINYGPYLADRKGIDGWVAMNTQQKLFGWEIRPLPLDDLSTVHFTPGAPGVGPAFHRAAVTIGAPADGFVALPGWEKGIVWLNGFNLGRYWSRGPQRTLYAPAPLWRRGRNELVVLELHQPGETLEIRAEADLG
- a CDS encoding amidohydrolase; amino-acid sequence: MDTIDSHTHVISPDAGQYPVDPIGGKQSEWSKAHPVDIDGLVRALDTAGIAQAVVVQASTVYGHDNRYVAEALRRHPDRFAGVYSIDAMAPDAVEKIDHWQGLGLSGFRLFTTGTTMPGQADWLGHEDSFPAWAHAEKHDIPVCLQMTIQGLPKLREILDRFPRVRVLLDHCARPDLSDGRPYRLAKDLFDLAAYPGVHLKLTHRALAASAKGASTTEDFLTDLVAAYGAARIAWGSNFPAADGVLPDLLAEARETVSVLPEADLDQIFGGTAAAFYPSLKGASRA